A segment of the Streptomyces pactum genome:
CGGGCTCTTCGGGTTTCCCGGGTCCGGCGACTGCGCCGGGGCCGTGCCCGGGGGCGGTGGGTCAGTCGGACGACGTCGGGTTCAGGGCCAGCGGTTCGATCCGGCCCTCCAGCATGGTGCCGAGCCCCTGGACCGCGCACACGTCGGGCCGTTCCGCGATGTGCACCGGCATGCCCGTGGCCTGACGCAGCATCTGGTCGAAGCCGGGCAGCAGCGCGCTCCCGCCGACCATCATGATCCCGCGGTCGGCGAGGTCCGCGACCAGGTCCGGCGGGCAGTCCCGGAGCACCTTGCCGATGCCGTCGAGTACCGCGGTCAGCGGCGTCTGGATGGCGTTGCGCACGGTGGCGGTGTCGACCCGCACACTGCGCGCCAGCCCCGTCGCCACGTCCCGTCCGTGGATCTCGGTGGAGGCCGGTCCCTGCGGCGTGAGTCCGTTGCCGGACAGGGCGAGTTGCAGCGGGCGTACGGACTGGCTGGGCAGCACCAGCTCGTGCTGGTGGCGCAGGAGCTGCACGATCGCGTGGTCCACGGCCTCACCGCCGACCGGAATGCGTTCGGCGGTCACGATCGAGCCGAGGGAGAGCACCGCGACCTGCGTGGCGTGCGCCCCGCACACCATGATCATGGTCGCCTCGGGCTGCTCCACGGGCAGTCCGCAGCCGACCGCCGCGGCGATCAGCGTGTCGACGAGTTCCACCCGGCGCGCGCCCAGCCCGACCAGCGTCTCGATCGCCGCCCGCTGGGCCAGCGGATCGGCGTCGTGCGGGGTGCAGGCGGCGGCGCGCAGCCGGGGCTTGCGGCGCAGCGCGCGGCGGATCTTGTCGCCGAGCAGATGGCGGAGCATGCGCTGGGCCATCTCGATGTCGACGACCGTGCCGCCGGACACGGGCCGGACGACGCGGATGTAGTCGGGGGTGCGGCCGGTCATCTTCTCCGCGAACTCGCCGACCGCGATGAGCGCGCCGGTGCGGGTGTTGACCGCGGCGGCGGACGGCTGGTCGACGACGAGCCCGGCGCCCTTGACGTACACGCGGGTCCGCGCCGCGCCCAGATCGACGGCGAAGTGGCAGCGGCGCAACTGCTCCAGACTGGCGGTACTGGCGGTCATGGCAGATCCTCCCGAGAGCGCGGACCGTGCGGGGCCGCCCGGTGGCCGGCCTCCTAGGCATCGTGCGCGGGGGCCGGGGCGGACGCCTTCCGGAGGGGGCCGGGCGGGGGGCCGCTGAATGGGGGGTGTGCGGTCAGCGGTTCTCGGCCGCCGTGAGCAGCGGACGCAGGTCCGGTACGAGGAGCACGTCGCCGTCCGCCGCCCGCAGGGCACGCCGGACCCGTTCACCGTGCCAGTGGCCGACGAACGGCAGGCCGATCGCGTGGGCGGCGGACTGCTCGGCGGGAGAGGAACCGATCAGCACGCACTCGCCCGGCGGGGCGTCGAGCCGTTCCAGGGCCCGGTGCAGGACGTCCGGGTCGGGCATGAGGCGGGTGAGGTCGGCGTCGCGGCCGTGGACGCCGCCCGGGAGCGCGTCCAGCAGGCCCCGTCGTCTCAGGTAGCCGGCGACCGGGGCGGGGGCCCGGTCGGTCACCACGGCGGTGGGCACCTTGCGGATGTGCAGTGCCCGGATCAGCCGGTCGGCCAGGGGCGTCGGCTGCGCGGTGCGCGCCGCCCGGGCCTCGTGCCGGTCGAGGCGGAGACGCACGTCGTGGGCGATCCGGTGTCCGGCGAGCGCCCGGATGAAGT
Coding sequences within it:
- a CDS encoding rod shape-determining protein, yielding MTASTASLEQLRRCHFAVDLGAARTRVYVKGAGLVVDQPSAAAVNTRTGALIAVGEFAEKMTGRTPDYIRVVRPVSGGTVVDIEMAQRMLRHLLGDKIRRALRRKPRLRAAACTPHDADPLAQRAAIETLVGLGARRVELVDTLIAAAVGCGLPVEQPEATMIMVCGAHATQVAVLSLGSIVTAERIPVGGEAVDHAIVQLLRHQHELVLPSQSVRPLQLALSGNGLTPQGPASTEIHGRDVATGLARSVRVDTATVRNAIQTPLTAVLDGIGKVLRDCPPDLVADLADRGIMMVGGSALLPGFDQMLRQATGMPVHIAERPDVCAVQGLGTMLEGRIEPLALNPTSSD